Genomic window (Mya arenaria isolate MELC-2E11 chromosome 16, ASM2691426v1):
GAAACATAATGGTTTCCAATGCCTATTTCCCCGGGCCTGAATGGACCATCTAGTGTTTGATACTTACACAGAACTGTTCTGATGAATTGGTTAAAAACTTCGAACAACTTTTAAGGCAAAGAAATGTTATACTCGCCGCAATCCACCATTACAAGGTAACAGACAacaataaaatagatatatggAGCAGTCAACACTTTATGAGTTTTGTGTATGGAATTTATTGGAACGGTTACTTCCCCTGTTGATAAAAATTCGAttatcataacatttattaaagatgcactcttacacccaaataaaattaccacaattgatacaaatattttgatataccaaacaggatgaataaatgtcgacagcaatggttcttatgaaggataccgagtttaatttgaaagaaaggtgcagaaaacatggtatatctaccttatgaatctatagtagatcacagtaaatctttaagcattcttcaattatttaatatgtttgtgtttgcagctattaaatacaaggttacaatcttgttatcagtatttaaaatgttccataaatgcattatttagtaatttgttaaaggtgtatcactcaaaatttatgtttatgtattgattttgaataagaatgtcactttaagctTTGTGTTTAACATCATTCAAAGACAACGATCTTGCAATCCGCGTGATTGGATTACATAGATaatgatatgtgtatatatacgACCCTACCATTTGGACATAGTTGAAAAACTTAACAAGATTTTCTCTGTCATTATTTGTACTTATACCACAGCCAAAAAGTTCACATATTTGTCCATAAACGGACATTGTCACTGAAAAGATTGTTGATCTGTACCGTGTGTGTTTTATCTCCCATAATAAAGGCgtataaataatgcaatatcATATTCAATTTACATAGTCCTTACCAATGCCAACTTAAAGCCGTCTTTAAGTGACCCCCTCTCCCGCCCTCACCCCCtctcagaaagaaaaaaatctaataatgatgaaataattataacagagcatattaaaaacaataagttATAATAATTCCGATTGTACGTTCATAATACGTACACGTTGTGTCATGCTAAATCGTAAGTTATGAACCTTAAGCTATTGCCTTCTTTGAAgacttttatattattaaattgttaaaaatatagatTTCTACTTTTATACCAAAttactttgttttcaaattgcaactttgttttcaaattgacactttgaattttatatgaaacgTTCATGAAACTGAATTTATGCTATTACCTAGCCTGATTTGTAATAGTGCACTTGTTTATATACCAAATAGGGGCAATCTTATCATCCATCGTAGGACAAAATATGGTATAAGATCTAGACAATGGATTTAGTGTAACAAATCTTACAGATGTTtccttattaatatttatatgagaAACTACAGAAACAGTTTAAACATCAACCTCGTTAAATGATACAGGTTAAACGCCAAAAAACAGAATACAAAagcaaacaatcacaaaccagaaaaatatggaacaacagcacaaggCTCATGCTTAAAAACGTTTTTTACGTCCCAGAAGTATCTATTCTTAAACCAAACGTAAAATACATGCGATGATCCCCATATTGGTttcttattgtgtttttttttacgttttatttaatgttaGACTACATTGACGCATGTAATCCatcaaaaaattatatattggtttcttattgtttttgttcttttaacGTTTTTTAATGTTAGACTAAGACATTGAAGAATGTAATCCATCAAAAATTTATATAGCGAAACAGAAATTAAGATCATTCTGAGAGATAAAGGCTTTGATGGCTGTATTAACGAAACCAGTTTTATATGTCTTGTAGAATGTAACAACCGCAAAAGAGtccaatttgttaattttattacttttatatttacCGTTTGCGCTTAAGTCTCAatttattaaactaaaaaatatttatttttactgagAAGCCGGCCAGGTTTTCTTGCGATTTACAATCATTAATAACTGTAATTTCTTTCATACAGTTATTTTTGCAAAGTAAAGTGTAACTTTGTTATTGACATGTCAGATTTAAGTGCAGGTAAAATCTTAGTCAAATTTATATCGACTTATATAACTCATCAAACAAGTAGTGCGTTCACATCCTTTCCAGCTCCTGAATTTATTAATGCGACCGTTGATAAATCAGACTACTAAATACATGTAGAAATTCAAACTAATGACCCAAAACATAACTAAGATGAGAATGCATATAACAATagcatatgtttaaatcaaatatttgaaaaaatataccAGGATGAGCTCTGACCAATACTTCTTGCCTTTATcgtgtaataaaacaaaaaactcaTTGTAAGCGTAACAGCCTTCCAGGTCCATGCCATTGTCTTTGATGATTTTCCTGACTGTATTGTGGCCAGTCGCGGAGACACAGCTTAGTTTACTGGAGGAGGAACCGCCATGATATCCATGCCGCTGTCTTTGATGTTTTGCCTCATTGTGTTGAGGCTCGTCGCGGGGACACGGCCTAGTAGACTAGAGGGGGACCGCAATGTGGTTAATGATGTTGTCCTTAATGTTTTGccttattgtattgtattgtggCCCATCGCGAGGTCATGGCTTCGTAGACTAAAGGATGAATCGCCATGAGATCCATGCCGATGACTTTGATGTTTTGCCTTATTGTATTGAGGCCCGTTGCGGGGACACGGCTAAAACGACTAGAGGAGGAACCGCTATGAGGTCAACATCGCTGTCTTTGATGATTTGCCTGACTGTATTGAGGCCGGTCGAAAGAACACGACTTAGAAGACTAGATGAGGAACCGCCATGGTCCATGCTGTCGTCGATTGTTATGATTTCGATTATTTTAACACTAGCCTCtttacttaaaaatatacatatttcgtttttgtttatgtttttcgaTGATATGCGGAgtatatcagtgaaataacaaaagtgaaaatatcagtttaatACTTCGACATCACGAATTAACATATGATTCCTTGTTTTCAATGACATggttttaaaactaaatagGTACCGAATACAACATTTTCGCTGTACAGCTACCGAGCATTAGGCAAGGTAGCTCCTGGTAAcatctttcggtatgacgcggtcTGTTACAcgtgcttttaaaaaaacaatcctTTTTACAAGCTGTTGGTTTCATAATAACGGTCTGTTATTATTGTTACTTTACTTTTAATAcgtgtttataattataattataataaatatagaataatttataagtttttaacaataaatataattgtataacaaatataacgGACATAATAACATGACCAAATACGAAACTAATACTAAAAGAAATGTAAAGCTACAAATATGTTAAGCTAGGAGCCACATGCAATGATGACAGAAATACTTAATATAAGTTactttttatatagatttaaaacataagaaaagtgtactattacaatattaagatataattttGACTTAGTAGTAGAAGTAAAGTAGTGTGAAAACTAACGATGCtgatatataaatgttgttcatgTTGTCATGTCGTGTTCGGTATACTCGTTACATATCCAGGGGAAGTAACCGCTGCGACGTGTTTCACAATAAACCGCTCAAACGTGTTGCCTgcttcatgtatttaaattaatgttgtCTGTCACCTGTAAATGGTGGAAGTCgccaaaatattatttcttcaaCTTAAATGACTGTTCGAATACCGGTTTGGGTAAGTATAATGTTAGGGTCTTCTATTTTCTAATATttcttgtgtgtgtttttttttatatattttcgaTATGATTTGACTGATTTGCACGCgaaatatcactgtattttgtgTTCTACGACCAACAACAGTTAGGTCAGGGTTCAAATTAAGCGGATGCTTACTTGCTAAATGCGAGTAAAATTCAGTTTTGCGAGTAGAATTTCATGCCGATATTTTTAGTGAGTCATTTTAATCCAAGCTGAAActttagtttaaaaaaagaaagattggTATGTTAACGAAACATCCCACAGTCGTTTCAGTGATATGTACTTTTGAAttcttcaacattttttaattgatcATGCACATATGACTCATACTCCTGGAATACTGAGACTATCTGTTGACCAGTCATAGAGATTCTTATAGTCGGTGGCTCCTTCGCTATTTTCAATGATAAAGCTGCAATCCATGtgatgaatgtttgtttattcagttaatgtttgtttatataatttaaatatatattcacatGTAGAGAGTAATCAATGCCAGaaataagaaatgaatataTCAATCTTGTTCTGACCAGTAACAGTGTCAAttagcagcagtcaaactcaATGGCTATCAGAAACAAAAAAGCTTacaaatcaaaattgatattgataCTATTTTCATAGATTAGGTCAAATATGATGTACTCATCAGCTAAAATTAGAAGATATTAAACACCTTTTAAAGAATTAACGTCGTATCAgaacaatgaacatttttttacacactaaatttaaaagcaaaggAAACAGGTGACCATTTTCTTCCTGTCAATTTGGATGAATGTGACTGGAGAACTGTTAGACATAATTAAATTGTTGTCAAAGTTGTCAGGGTACATAACGGTAGTTTTCTATTTTATACCTTTTTATTGCTATGCCATTTATTGATTAGGACCATTATTGACCATGTGGTATACCGTCATTGAGTTTAAGTGTGGTGGAATAATTGTCTCTTACCTTGTTGTAcattaaatgacaaattaacacaacatttatcatatgagtttaaatttataaactaGTTTCATTTGGAATAACATTGAAAGTCATGCTAttggatgatttttttaaaataaaaccagcAGTTATGACAGTTTAGGTCAATGGCAGAAAAAGTCAAATTTGAGTCCTGACTGTAGACACATTAGATTATGCAGGGTTTCCAGCAGCCCTAAAACTCCTAATATTTTTCAGTTGGCTAAAATTCCTAATAAAACTCAAAATTCAAAGGGAATTCCTAAAAAAAccttattctttttttatgtcaattcctacttttttcttttttcttctctAATTGccttaacaattttgaaattacaaaTTAATACACTCACTATTTCATGTATAAGTGTCTTTAatgaagtttacatttttttaattagagtatattcaatacattaaaTGGCACATGACCAGTTGATCCATTGATTTACAGCTGATACATGGCACCCTGGTGTATGTCATTCCTGTACTTATAGTATGTGAGTGTATTTCTTGTTAAATTTGCAGAGGTAAGTCCATTATGATGGTTACATTAAATTAGCCCTTATTTCTTGCCAAAAAGTGCTGGACAGCCTgataatatgtaaacaatgtaCAGTACAGaaagaaaggatttttttttgtgtgtgtctAAATAACActttgaagatgcactctttaaTCTTACTCACAAACAAAGAGTTTCCACAatgtacatttgtttaaatacaccaaatgttaaaaaacaatggtttttatgaaggatactgtgggtttttttgtttttttttaaagatacagAAAACACttaatgagactatagtagtTCACAAttaatctttaagcactcaccaattattcaatatttttacattttgagcTATTGGATAAccaattattcaatatttttacattttgagcTATTGGATACACTGTAACTATCTTGCTATATATCAGCaattaatatttatcataaatgcaatatttagtattaaaacataataaaaactaCAATTTCGCCACACTCACCTGTTCTTGAATGCATAAATTTCATAGAAAGAATATTCCTAAACAGAATAATAATTCTTTACTTGTCCTTTTCGCCATGTACTTTATATTGCAGACTTAGTGAAATATGATTGTATATAGGTCATTTATCTAAAAGGGACGTTTTTATTTGTATGCCCCATTCGAAGCGGAGGAGcttattgctttgcacatgttggtcggtCAGTCTGTCAGTTTGACCATTGGTAGACCAAAGCATGTCAGAGTGATAATTACACCATTCCTGGACATATTGTCAAATGAAGGTTGTCAAATGAAGGTTGGGAACAGTAGATGacttttattgatttaaaagggTCAtgtggtcaaaggtcaacgtcaaAGTGACCTTTAATGGGAATGTActgtcaaagcttgtccgagtaatAACCCAACAAAACCTGgaccaatggccctcaaaccgTAAATGGAGGCTAGGCCTTACCAGTAGATTACCTTATTgatttaggggtcattgggtcaaagctTAAGGTCTAGGTGATCTTAAATACATAAAGGTTGCCGACAGATAAGTGGAAAATGCCTGGACCCCTGGCCCTTTAACTTGACTTTGAGGGTGGGCCtacccagtagatgacccctatgattgtaggggtcatcaggtcaaaggtcaaggtcacagtgacctcaAATGCTCAAATGTTGTCCGATGTAGTTACTGGACAATGGCTGTACCAATGGACCACAAACTTGACTTGCAGGTTGGgattgaccagtagatgacactTATTAACTTAAGGGTAATCGGTCAAATGTCAttatgacccctattgtttttattggtaatcatgtcaaggtcaaggtcaaggtgacctttGACGTAAAAAGGTTgacaaagcttgtccgagtgataaataaaaaatgacaggccctatggtcatcaaacctTACATGGaagctgggcctgaccagtacttgacccatattgattttagggaACATCGGTCAAAGCTCAAGGTTTCAGTGACCTTTAATGCGAAAATGTTTTCAGGGTGTTTACTTGTCAAAGCCCGCACCCATGGACTCAAAATGACTTGGATGTTGGGccagaccagtagatgatccctattgatttaagggcaTCGGGTTGAAGGTAATGGACACATTGACCTTAcacacaaaaagcttgtctgtgcaAAAATCGACAATGCACTCATGGTCTTTAAACTTGACACTTATGTTGGGGGTGACCTGTAGATGAGGTCATATAGTCAAACTTCAAGGTCACAACTcgtattgataattaaaattacGTTTAATTGACAATtaatctgcaaatatcagtcatcttCTGAACAGGCTTAAAAACTGTACCAACCATCCTCACACAgtatcttaaaactgccttaaaggCATCTTATGACAATGAAAAATCTGCTGTCTTtttagtccatgcatatttcattcaatagtCCAATTATTCTTGACAAAATGGCGCTCatggggggcataatgtttgacaaacatctcttgttttaaccttttaacgttgagttatatttaaatgcttgttttaataacaaaatagggtatttgattaaataaaaccaTAAATGATTCgtgtaaatatgtaaaacagtgttttttttcttcgatACGTTATTCTGAACAAACAACTAACAAATAATCTGTGCCGCCTGAATTGTATTTTCAGATTCACATTGATATAcgcacaggagagaagccatacacgTGTGGTCTGCGGGGATAATTTGTCCCAGAAATCTTATGTAAAGCGTCACATAAAACTATATACAAGAGAGCAGCAATACAAGTGTGTGATCTGTGATGTTGCTTCCTCTCTGAAACGTGATTTACATATCCAAAATCGATAACACACAGGAGAAAAGCCGTATAGGTATAAGACATGTGATGCATAATTTTCCTTGaattttaaatacacatttgaTTATGCAatcaggagagaagccatacaagtgggAGAGGTGTGATGCTTCATTTACCTTGAAAGGCAGTTTAAAGACACGTTTGAAaatacacacaggagaaaaAACATACAAGTGTGGGATATGTGACGCTGCGTTCTCTTTGAAAGGTAGTTTACAGAGGCataaacgaatacacacaggagagaaaccATACACGTGTgggatatgtgatgctgctttctcttTCAACGGTAGTTTACAGAGGCataaacgaatacacacaggagagaaaccATACACGTGTGGGATATGTGAAGCTTCTTTCTCTTTGAAAGGTAATTTACAGCAGCATATACGAATACACACAGGCGAGAAACCGTACGGGTGTGAAATATGTGATGCTTCTTTCTCTTTGAAAAGTTGTTTGAAGGCACATATGGAAAttcacacaggagagaagccatacgaTTGTGGGATATGTGATGCTTCTTTCTCCCTGAAAAGTGTTTTAAAGACACATTTGAAAATACACACAGGGGCGAAACCATACAAGTGTGGGATATGTGATGCTGCATtctcattgaaatataatttacagACGCATAAGCGAATACATACAGGAGAAAAACCATACAggtgtgagatatgtgatgctgcgTTTTCATTGAAAAGTAGTTTACAGCAGCATAAACGAAAacacacaggagagaaaccGTACGGGTGTGAAATATGT
Coding sequences:
- the LOC128221087 gene encoding zinc finger protein 600-like; amino-acid sequence: MQSGEKPYKWERCDASFTLKGSLKTRLKIHTGEKTYKCGICDAAFSLKGSLQRHKRIHTGEKPYTCGICDAAFSFNGSLQRHKRIHTGEKPYTCGICEASFSLKGNLQQHIRIHTGEKPYGCEICDASFSLKSCLKAHMEIHTGEKPYDCGICDASFSLKSVLKTHLKIHTGAKPYKCGICDAAFSLKYNLQTHKRIHTGEKPYRCEICDAAFSLKSSLQQHKRKHTGEKPYGCEICDASFSMKSFLKTHMGIHTGEKPYDCRICDAAFSRKGVLQKHIRIHTGEKPYTCGICDADFSQKCNLQRHLRIHTRENPYRCEVCDATYSLKSSLQVHTRKHTGEKTYGIHRCEICDASFSFKSILKKHLRIHTG